A single Vanacampus margaritifer isolate UIUO_Vmar chromosome 7, RoL_Vmar_1.0, whole genome shotgun sequence DNA region contains:
- the sp6 gene encoding transcription factor Sp6 has protein sequence MAHHYESWLRTAPSSGSTDDMNIPSWWNLQRDVQSGSWVDLYTGQGADLPSVSPGPTMSLQSSLGSYGSDPQLCSLPLTQHLPASHSTHLFPPDGFKMEPPAHDILQQDPFALEEPRENVASARPKSQRRSSSRGAGQAACRCPNCVHAEQLGHGGDDSRRKHMHNCHIPGCGKAYAKTSHLKAHLRWHSGDRPFVCNWLFCGKRFTRSDELQRHLQTHTGSKKFSCTLCPRVFMRNDHLAKHMRTHEPPAGHGEESGNGEGKGFDAHTPLQSSSNMSAPDNVEPPMKLKCETGPSISSLTR, from the coding sequence ATGGCCCACCATTATGAATCCTGGCTACGGacagcaccatctagtggcagcaCAGATGACATGAACATCCCATCCTGGTGGAACCTTCAGAGGGATGTTCAGTCTGGGAGCTGGGTTGACCTCTACACAGGGCAAGGTGCTGACTTGCCTTCTGTGAGTCCAGGGCCCACCATGAGTCTTCAGTCTTCTTTAGGCTCCTACGGTTCTGACCCGCAGCTGTGCTCCTTGCCTCTAACTCAACATCTACCAGCCTCTCACTCGACTCACCTCTTCCCTCCCGATGGCTTCAAGATGGAACCGCCGGCTCACGATATCTTACAACAAGATCCGTTTGCGCTGGAAGAGCCACGGGAGAACGTTGCCTCGGCCCGGCCCAAGTCCCAGAGGCGTTCTTCGTCCAGAGGTGCCGGCCAGGCAGCGTGTCGCTGTCCTAACTGTGTACACGCTGAGCAACTTGGCCACGGCGGCGATGACAGCAGGAGGAAGCACATGCACAACTGCCACATCCCTGGCTGTGGCAAAGCTTATGCTAAGACCTCTCACCTGAAGGCTCACCTGAGGTGGCACAGCGGGGACCGGCCATTCGTCTGCAACTGGCTGTTCTGCGGCAAGCGTTTTACACGTTCTGATGAACTGCAGCGCCATCTACAGACGCACACCGGTAGCAAGAAATTTAGCTGCACGTTATGCCCTCGGGTGTTTATGCGCAATGATCACCTGGCCAAGCACATGCGTACACATGAGCCACCAGCAGGGCACGGGGAGGAGAGTGGGAACGGAGAGGGCAAAGGCTTCGATGCCCACACACCTCTTCAGTCATCATCAAATATGTCTGCACCTGACAACGTAGAGCCTCCAATGAAGCTGAAATGTGAGACAGGCCCTTCCATCTCCAGTCTAACTCGGTAG
- the cwc25 gene encoding pre-mRNA-splicing factor CWC25 homolog, with translation MGGGDLNLKKSWHPQTMKNIERVWKAEQKHESERKKIEELQKELKEERAREEITRYAEESGAIKKKDDRLDWMYQGASNQVSRDEYLMGRPIDKQITDQYEEPESGPSAETGLLPGSIFSPITATSSLDMAAKIREDPLFVIRKREEEKKREVLTNPVKMKKIKEMLRQNLDKKKKRKKDKKEKKGDKEKRKEKKHKRSHSSSSSDEEDDKKDRSHPRDGSSSHNRSHSHHLPGYGLLLPAGRQYQLSALNHSKRHERSQSRSPARKNGERNDRKVEVRARSPQRERYQRQRNHVSKKLSAKELEQRRKEMMDQAKKRDEDREDNVRRYRKQDEQEKQQEQKSKHERHAGFIHDMKLESAATSSLEDRVKRNIHSIQRTPASLDNFMKR, from the exons ATGGGGGGCGGTGATCTG AACTTAAAGAAGAGCTGGCACCCCCAGACTATGAAAAACATCGAACGCGTTTGGAAAGCCGAGCAAAAACATGAATCCGAACGGAAGAAAATCGAGGAGCTTCAGAAGGAGCTCAAGGAGGAAAGAGCTCGAGAAGAGATTACTAGATACGCCGAGGAAAGCGGTGCCATCAA AAAGAAGGATGATCGTCTGGACTGGATGTACCAGGGCGCTTCCAATCAGGTGTCCAGAGATGAGTATCTCATGGGACGTCCCATTGACAAGCAGATCACTGATCAGTATGAGGAGCCTGAAAGTGGTCCATCAGCAGAGACTGGCCTTCTGCCTGGCTCCATCTTCAGCCCTATCACCGCTACCTCCAGCCTGGACATGGCCGCTAAGATCCGGGAAGACCCTCTATTTGTAATTAG GAAACGTGAGGAGGAAAAGAAGAGAGAAGTCTTGACGAATCCCGTGAAGATGAAGAAAATTAAAGAAATG CTACGCCAGAACCtcgacaagaagaagaagaggaagaaggacaagaaggaaaagaagggagacaaagagaaaagaaaagagaagaaacACAAGAGAAGCCACTCAAGTTCGAGTTCAGATGAAGAAGATGACAAAAAAGACAG GTCACACCCACGAGATGGCTCTTCCTCTCACAACAGATCTCATTCCCATCATCTTCCTGGCTACGGCCTCCTG CTGCCTGCAGGTAGACAATACCAGTTGTCTGCTTTGAATCACTCAAAACGCCACGAGAGGAGTCAAAGCCGATCGCCTGCAAGAAAAAATGGGGAACGAAACGACAGGAAGGTGGAGGTCAGAGCTCGTAGCCCACAGAGGGAACGTTACCAAAGGCAGCGGAATCATGTGTCAAA gAAGCTCTCTGCGAAGGAGCTTGAGCAGAGGAGAAAGGAGATGATGGATCAGGCCAAGAAGAGAGATGAGGACAGGGAGGACAATGTGAGAAGATACAGGAAGCAAGATGAGCAGGAAAAACAGCAGGAACAAAAGTCCAAGCATGAGCGCCATGCTGGTTTCATCCA TGATATGAAGTTGGAGAGTGCTGCAACATCGTCTTTAGAGGACAGAGTAAAGAGGAATATCCACTCTATTCAAAGGACACCAGCTTCGTTGGACAATTTCATGAAGAGATGA
- the psmb3 gene encoding proteasome subunit beta type-3, with protein MSIMSYNGGAVMAMRGKNCVAIASDRRFGIQAQMVTTDFEKIFPMGDRLYIGLAGLATDVQTVSQRLKFRLNLYELKEGRQIKPKTFMSMVSNLLYEKRFGPYYIEPVIAGLDPKTFEPFICSLDLIGCPMVTEDFVVSGTCSEQMYGMCESLWEPDLEPEDLFETISQAMLNALDRDAVSGMGVVVHVIEKDKITTRTLKARMD; from the exons ATG TCTATTATGTCATATAACGGAGGGGCCGTCATGGCCATGAGGGGGAAGAACTGTGTGGCCATTGCGTCCGACCGTAGGTTTGGCATTCAGGCTCAGATGGTCACCACCGATTTTGAGAAGATCTTCCCCATGGGCGATAGGCTGTACATCGGACTCGCTGGGCTGGCCACAGATGTTCAGACAGT ATCCCAGAGGCTTAAATTCCGATTGAACCTTTACGAGCTGAAGGAGGGTCGTCAGATCAAACCCAAGACTTTCATGAGCATGGTGTCAAACCTATTGTATGAAAAGAG GTTCGGGCCATACTACATCGAGCCCGTGATTGCCGGGCTGGATCCAAAGACGTTTGAGCCGTTCATCTGCTCCCTGGATTTGATCGGCTGCCCCATGGTGACGGAGGACTTTGTCGTGAGCGGGACCTGCTCGGAGCAGATGTATGGCATGTGTGAATCTTTGTGGGAACCTGACTTG GAGCCCGAGGACCTGTTTGAGACCATTTCCCAGGCCATGCTGAATGCACTTGACCGGGACGCAGTGTCCGGCATGGGCGTCGTCGTACACGTCAT TGAGAAAGACAAGATCACCACAAGAACTTTGAAGGCTAGGATGGATTAA